One Camelus bactrianus isolate YW-2024 breed Bactrian camel chromosome 26, ASM4877302v1, whole genome shotgun sequence genomic window, ttatattcatgtatttaaaattagTGTCACTTACATTAGATAAGTGTGAATACATGTCCATGCGCGTCCGTCTCTACACCCACACCCACGCCCACGTCTGCGGCTACATCCGCCTGCCTGTCGTCTGTCTTAGGCTGTTCACCAGACAGGTCTGAGTCTCTGTTTTCCTGGCACAAGGTGGGATTCGCCTCTTATGTGGTTAGGTGGGGCCACAGCACTTGCTTGGTTAGTTTGAGTTCTGAGCAGAAGGGCCGCGTTCTTTCAGGGCTGGAGCCCTTCTTGCCAACGTGAGGCTCCTCAGAGCTCTTTCTTTGGACGCCACGCCCAGCAGCCTTCACGGGGGCGGCAGCGCCGTCGGGAGGGTCTGAGCAGCTGCGCTGAGCGGAGCACCCCTGTGATGGGCTGGCATCCTCTGAGCAAGACTTAAACACTTGCTCTTGTAAGACACCAGGATTTGGAGGCGGCCGTAGCCACCGCACAGCCTGGCGCCTCCTAGGCTGACCTACATGGAGGGTTGCCAGGTAACAGGAGCCCcagtttaatttgaatttcagatcaaCGACAAATAGTCTTTTAGTACAAGTATGCTCCGAGTGTTGTGTGGGTCCTCCTCAAGCTAAAAGTGTTTGTTTGTATATAACTTGGtacgtaaatttgttttctgggaTTGCTGACTATTTAATAAAAACATGGtctctggaaccaaacccacttGGGCTTGAGTTAAAGGCTTCACCACATACAACCTGCATTAACAATTTACTTCATTTCTCAGTCTCATCTGTAGGACGGACCTAAACATGCATGCCTACCCCAGAAGCACTGTTACGAGGAGGCCGTGGTCCAGCACATCAGAGGTGCTGTCGTGTTGGCAAAGAGTTGGTGGACGTCATTGGCCATTGTGGGCAGAGTTGTTGTTATTCACAAGGAAGTGACCTGTAGGCTGCAAAGTACCCTGTAAATGTCGTCTGTCACCATTACTACTTATGGGTTTACTTCTAACTCGCTAGGGACGATCGGGGGAGGACACTTTCCACTTCTTTAGGCTGCTCTTTCCTTGTTAGTGAACCAGAGCTTGCTGTACGTGCCGCACTTCTTTCAGATACGACGTTACTCGCTGGTTACGTGTTCCAGTGCACCCCCGGGTGAGGAGTCCACCAGACCCTCCCCACTCCGGGCTCCTAGGCCACCCACTCTGCCATCCTCCCAGTGGGACCCACAGCTTACCTGATGTTGCCTGGATAAGACATacgaggaagagaaggaggaggtatAGCAGCCTCATGACGGGAGATGAATTTTCGGGATTGCAGGTGGACGCAGCAGTGGCCAACGGCACATCAGTGGGGGCCAGCGATCTGGGAACGAGTTTGCAGAATTCAGCTAGACAGACAAAGCTTGTACTCCCAATAAGGACATTCAGTGAGGGCCTGGGTGTAATTGGAGGATGTCTCATCTGTGGACAAGTGGTCCCAGGCCCGGGTGTGCCTGTCACAGAGGAAGAGGTGAACAGGGGTCGGCAGTTCCTAGTGGATCCTCACTTCTGCTTACGGCTCTGAGGtttggtgccttttttttttttttttttttttagaaaaaaactattaaaaatggaATTCTTTGTAGTCAAttagttatttattcattcacctttaTTGCATTTCTCTGCACCTGCCCGTTTCTCCTTAGGAAGGCAaagacccctccccaccctttagAAATTCAAAAAAGGAGAAGGGATTTTGGACATTGAAACAAGCTTCTCTCCCTTTTTACTTTCAATACTTTTTTTTGCTGCCGTTTTAAAGGGAGAATGGGTTCTTGTGGGGCAGGCTGTCAGCAGGCCAAGCTCCTGCTTCAGCCACAACCAGCTGAGGGCTTAAGGGCTGGAGGATCCTCGCCACAGGCGCTACGGCAGTGCGCTCCTGTGGCAAAGGGGTTAAACGCACAGGAGGAAATGAGGTCAGCCTCCTTCTTCTCTCCGTCTCTGTCTATGCAGTGTTTTTATGTCTCTTCTTTCCCACTACGTGTGAATTTCTAAAGTAACAAGTCCTGTTTTATGAGCTCACGTTCTCAGCACtctgaacagtgcctggcacagagcaggtagTCAAATATTTGTTTCCATTAATAGGTGCTAGTATAGAAGAACCCGATTAagggtgaataaataaatggatgaagaaaataagGGATGTAGCTATAGTGGggtaaacgtgtgtgtgtgtgcgcgtgtgtgtgagagagagggtgAGAATGATAGGGTGAGTGGGAAGTTGTGAAAGGTTTCGTAGAATTCTGCTTTCCTAGCAAAGAAGGAAAGGACGTGCCGTGGTGGATCACGTGAGCAAAGGCTGGTGCTCCCTCAGTAAATCAACCAAATAATTTATCATCTAAACgggacatttttaaaatgcaagggACTTACTGTTAATAGTTATCCTGGAACAAGAAGAGTACACTGGGACGTCTCaggcaatttgatttttttttctttttttaatggaggtactggggattgaactcaggaccttatgcacactaagcatgtgctctaccactgagctatacagcACCCCTGTCTCAGGCAATTTGAGAGCTACTGCCGCCCTGTCCCCGAGCAGACCTCTTTGTTAGTAAGCGCACGCTTCTTTGCCGAAGGCCAGGGGGGCCCTCGAGTTGGGTGCTCTCTCTCAGGGCCCCCCCAGCACTGCCCTGGGAGCGGCCGAGGCGCACTGACCAACCACGGGCCCTCCTAGGACGTGATGGCTGTTGGTGGTGTTGGTTTATCTTTCCAActtgtcctttgcccattttcctctCTCAGCCCAAGGACTATGGGATGTGAGACTTGGAAAATACAGCTCTACCTTGTATATTAAGAAGTCAGGTCATCAGTAATTCATATGCACTTCTGATTTTATACTAAGGTTAAAGACGCTTTTGCTTCCAACCACGTACCATTCGCAATCCTACGCTTTTATAGATAGCATTACCACAGGTAATCATTAGTCTGGGAGGAGACCCAAGAGGGCTTTCCTGCTTCCAGCTCCTGGTGAGAAGTTCACCCACCGTCTCTTAGAAAACCCTCGTGGTCCTAAGATGATGTCAAACCCTTTTTGGAAACAGGTTGGGATAACAATGAATGACTGCTTTAATATTTTGGCTCAGGCATAATCTTCTGGTTTTGAGGGTCTGGTGGGGACGCACTAATTTGCTCCACCCTAAAGTGTTTCTGAGCACATACACCCCCTCACCCACCCATCCTTAGTACATCAGAGTGTGTACATAGTGCGTCACCACACCTAGCCTTCACCGACCCGCTTCTCTTCCGTCTGAAATGAACTAGGTACCTCTGACCTTTTCTCTCTGCCCAGAAGCAGCTTAGCAATAAAATGTTACCACTTCCACTCTTTTGATCAGCATCTGAATCTTTCCTTAAGTGGAGATCTATTTTAGTTTAGTAACATTGACCTAAAAGCAGACTGTGTGTTTGTGCTGATCTGTCTGAGGGAGTCACGTTTAACTTGGCAGAGCAGCTCTTGGGGTTGTACCTCCTTGGCCCCAGCAACAGcgcttttataataataatagaaaagaaagtaCAGACTGAAAGCTTTGTCCACATTCCCGTCTCCTATACTTTTATGCTGAAAACAATCCTTTTATTGACTCCCTAAATATTACGCATATATTCTCGCCACTTCTTCATCCCCAGGTGCTCTCGCCTGAAAACCTACCTTACAGCTGGTTCCTCCGCCCTTCACAGACTGTCTGCTGCCTGTCCACTCAGGCAGGGACACCTGAGAGCAGTGGCCCATTGGCACAGAGTTAGGGGCCAGGTCAGCAATGGGCAGAAGAGGGGCTGAGTGAGGTCATGCAGCATGCATTATGACCCCGGGTTGACAGGAGTCATTC contains:
- the LOC123616364 gene encoding beta-defensin 33, yielding MRHPPITPRPSLNVLIGSTSFVCLAEFCKLVPRSLAPTDVPLATAASTCNPENSSPVMRLLYLLLLFLVCLIQATSGKLKVKNIECEKMGGVCKHQRTHGCSILPAECRSRKKHCCRV